The Apium graveolens cultivar Ventura chromosome 6, ASM990537v1, whole genome shotgun sequence genome contains a region encoding:
- the LOC141665997 gene encoding uncharacterized protein LOC141665997, producing MGTVQGAKESLREYLNRFTEEALKVPDLDYKVVMISLQQGIRDEFFKMSLAKRPPESLLQLQDRAGKYIKVEESMKKIAVNNEPTGNKKQKTYQEYDAKDKYPRIGKNSDSSSSKKNQQPRFAEYARLNAIRSQILMEIEKDKDFKWLKPLRGDPEKRDKSRYCRFHKDVGHNTGDCRKLKDEIEYLIRRGKFGRFTKGEEAGGQKRDNDRRDDDRRGNDRDRNPQPRGPVINMISGPTTTGTTRNSRKAYAREVMSIVGEPSKRSKSEMTLEFGDPDLEGLKFPQDDPLVITPIIVNCPVMRVLVDNGASVDIRFHATFIRMGYNDSQLTPSDAPIYRFNHVECKVEGAIQLPITIGEEPREAT from the coding sequence ATGGGTACAGtccaaggagcaaaggagtccctGAGAGAGTATCTGAATCGATTTACGGAGGAGGCTTTGAAGGTCCCGGATCTTGATTATAAGGTAGTTATGATATCCCTGCAGCAAGGGATTAGagacgagttctttaagatgtctttggctaAGCGCCCTCCCGAAAGCCTACTGCAGCTCCAGGATAGAGCCGGGAAATATATTAAGGTAGAGGAGAGTATGAAGAAGATAGCTGTGAATAATGAACCTACTGGGAACAAAAAGCAGAAGACATATCAGGAGTACgatgctaaggacaagtatccacGAATTGGCAAAAACTCTGACTCctcctcttctaagaagaatcaaCAACCAAGGTTTGCTGAATATGCAAGGTTGAATGCTATAAGGAGCCAAATCCTTATGGAAATTGAAAAGGACAAAGACTTCAAATGGCTGAAGCCACTAAGGGGAGATCCCGAAAAAAGAGACAAGAGTCGATactgcagatttcacaaagatgttggtcataaCACTGGTGATTGTAGGAAACTCAAGGACGAGATTGAGTATCTGATCCGAAGGGGAAAGTTCGGAcgtttcaccaagggtgaagaggccggaggccaaaagagagataatgatcgAAGAGATGACGATCGAAGGGGTAACGACAGAGATCGTAACCCACAGCCCCGAGGGCCAGTAATCAATATGATCTCAGGACCTACAACAACTGGTACTACAAGGAACTCCCGAAAAGCTTATGCAAGAGAAGTAATGAGCATAGTTGGAGAACCATCTAAGCGTTCTAAGTCAGAGATGACGCTTGAATTTGGTGACccagaccttgaaggtttgaaatttcctcaggATGATCCTCTGGTTATCACTCCGATAATTGTAAATTGTCCTGTTATGAGGGTCCTAGTGGACAATGGAGCTTCCGTGGACATTCGGTTCCATGCCACATTCATAAGGATGGGCTACAATGATTCTCAGCTAACTCCATCTGACGCACCCATCTACAGGTTTAACCATGTGGAATGCAAAGTCGAAGGAGCAATACAACTTCCCATAACTATCGGGGAAGAGCCCAGGGAGGCCACATAG